ACTCGACCGTTCGGCCAAAAGTATCGAATGAAACATGTACGGTACTTTCCCCCTACCCATGACCAACGATATTATTCATGAATACTGATAACTGTAATTTACCACTCTAAACTTGAAAATGTTCGTTCTTTTTGACGATGCAAATCCGTCATTCGTATGAAACTAAGCTAACAAAGTCCAGTAAGCTGTTTCCGAAAAAACGGCATAGGCACAGCTTTGTATTTCAACAATTTCAGCGTACTTGGGGTGGTGATCTTGGGTGACACAAGAATTTAGGTGTCCTTTGGGTCGAAGCTGAAATCGATCGCCGAGGACCAAAGAGCCTTTATCGACGATGAAAATCTGTCGTGGAACATCTGGTTTGCAGCTCTGCAAGGTAATTTTCCAAGCTCCGGAAGTACGTTCCATGCAAAGACCGCTACTCGCTTCTTGTACAAAGACTTCTTTGTTGGCATTTACGTTTGCGTTCGGTAAAAAACTGAATCGATTGGGAAACCCATGCTTGCCGTCGTTATCGCAATTTACTATTTGAATGCTTCCACCAATCGTACAGTTGTTCACGCATTGCATGCACCACCTCCTTTCGAAATCTTCTTGCTGCCAGAAATAGCCTTCTTCCCAATATAGTTTCAGAATGAACGATTCGGTAGTTGTACTGTTATTCGCTTTCGGTGGTCGCACGGCAACTGGGCGTTGCGGAGTCGGAGCCGGTCTGGACTTCGTGAACTCTTTTGTCTGCCGGAgtcttcttccttctttggGTACTGCTTCCTTCACTCCTCTAACACTCGACGCCAATTCTTTTTGCGCTAAGGCAACCAGGGGTAAAAGGACGGCAACGTATAGGAGCCTCATGTTTTCCAcggcttttcctttttgtgtTGTTTCCTCGGTTTCTCCTCTTTATGACGATTTCTATTTTTGTCGGTTCTTATTTTTATGTCGACTGATCTGGCAAGACCATTCCAAGTTCAAAACGATGGGTATATACA
The genomic region above belongs to Phaeodactylum tricornutum CCAP 1055/1 chromosome 16, whole genome shotgun sequence and contains:
- the TRD1 gene encoding TRD1 (contains a signal peptide, contains Tryptophan rich domain (TRD)), translating into MRLLYVAVLLPLVALAQKELASSVRGVKEAVPKEGRRLRQTKEFTKSRPAPTPQRPVAVRPPKANNSTTTESFILKLYWEEGYFWQQEDFERRWCMQCVNNCTIGGSIQIVNCDNDGKHGFPNRFSFLPNANVNANKEVFVQEASSGLCMERTSGAWKITLQSCKPDVPRQIFIVDKGSLVLGDRFQLRPKGHLNSCVTQDHHPKYAEIVEIQSCAYAVFSETAYWTLLA